From Mucilaginibacter gotjawali:
CGCACCAAACGTACTGATCAAAAGGCCGTAGATAATACCTTTCTTAAACCCCCAGCCATTCAAAATATCTTTCCGGGCGATGCTGCTGAAAATAAAAAGTAGCAAAGCCCCGATATAATATGCTCCGTAAAATGCAAAATCTATGAGTTGGCTCTGAAATTGATCTAACCCAAATTTGGCTTTACAAAAAGGGATGAATACGCCATTTGACGCTCCGATGAACCCCCAAAAAAAGAATACGGTAATTAGGGTATAGAGTGCCGATTTAAGATTTGTTGACTTGTTTTGTTCCATTGTTTATTTCGGTTTATAAAAGAGGTGTATTTAAAACACTAAACTTAGTTATTTTTTGTAATTCTGCTATATTTTTTATTAATTAATAACAATTTTAAGTTTGGTTGTTTACCATATAAAGTTGCATATTCGTGCGGCATTTTTAAATTGAATAAGCATAGAAGCCTAAATTAATGATAGAAGCTGTTATTTCGGGTATTGGATTTGGATTAGTGCTAACGTTTTTAACCGGCCCGGTATTTTTTGCGTTAATAAAAACAAGTATTGAAAAAGGCTTTCACGCCGGCATTGCTTTGGCTTTGGGTGTTGTTTGCAGTGATATGTTTTTTGTTGGGGCCATTTTATTCGGCTCTCAATACTTTGATGTTTCCGCGCAAGACAAAATTTACGCCGGGATAGTGGGCAGCTGTGTTTTAGCAGGCATAGGGATTTACTACATCTTTAAAAAGGCTAAAGTGAACTACACCAATGTGGTGCCTACAAGGATGCATAGGGCCGGCTACTTTTTAAAGGGTTTTGCCATGTGTATTTTTAATCCGACTATACTGTTCCACTGGACGATAGTTATCGGCGCAGCCAGCACAGTTTATCACCAGGGCGTACCTAACAGGGCATTAAAAATAGGGATCATGTTTTTAACTATCCTGGTAGTGCAGTTTGGCATGGATACTACAAAGGCATTTTATGCCAATAAGCTTCGTGATAAAATTTCTGTGAAATTTATTCACCGCCTTAACCAGGTGGCCGGTATTGCGCTGATTATTGCCGCAATGGTAATACTGGAT
This genomic window contains:
- a CDS encoding LysE family translocator, which translates into the protein MIEAVISGIGFGLVLTFLTGPVFFALIKTSIEKGFHAGIALALGVVCSDMFFVGAILFGSQYFDVSAQDKIYAGIVGSCVLAGIGIYYIFKKAKVNYTNVVPTRMHRAGYFLKGFAMCIFNPTILFHWTIVIGAASTVYHQGVPNRALKIGIMFLTILVVQFGMDTTKAFYANKLRDKISVKFIHRLNQVAGIALIIAAMVILDKLVTHFIFSPPGA